CTCAAAATATGTAGATTTTCAGTCACCTTTTAGCCCCACTGGATTAGCACAGATACACAACACACTCATCTAGAAACAGAGTCAGATGGCTATTAGCTATGCATGTTGACTGAAATTTAGATGGATTTCATTTGTGTGACAATTAGCATTTCCATTTTGAAGATCCAACATGCTAGATTACAACAAAAAAATTCTACACTTTGAGAAACTTGTAAGCAATTGACATGGGAGATGAACTACTATGGACAAGCCTGCACAACCACATAGTTTAAGGAAATGTGAAATGAAGATACGGATCTGGCAACTCTCTAATGTACATATACATCCCTGATGGATCAAGGCATCAAACATGCATCTTAGAAGAAAacaagtgaaaaaaaaaacattacctGCAGAAGGGATTCGGCTTGATCCAAGCCACGGTGGGAGTACCTTCACCTGTAAAAGAGCACGAAAGCAGCTTCCCCCTGTTCATGTCTAAGGAGAAAGACTGTTCTGCGACTGTGAGGTACATGATGCTTGCGCTCAGTGGGTCAAGAGCGCCGATGTGTGGCGTATCATCCCCAGACAAGTGATCTCCATGTGGGAAGACTCGGCTAAGTGCCACCCGGTGTTCCAGTGTCCAGCCGCTTTCATCATCATCAAGGGCAAAGGAACTGAGCAGGAAGGGCTTCTCCTTGGACACCTCGGCGTAGCGCAGCCTCCCCTCGCTGACCCCAATGTGGCGGTACCTCCTCTGTAGCCGCCAGTCCTCCAGACTCTCCACGGGCTCTGTCACGCTGCCCCTCGGCAGCTCGACAAAGCGGAGGTCCGGTTGGTCGCTGAACGGGTTCGAGGAGATGACGCCCCAGCTCGCATCGACCCACCAGAGCCGGCCGGCCAAGGCCAGCACCACGGGGTCTATAATGATCCGCCGTGCAAGCGGGAGCGGGGACGGCAAGCCCACCAGCTTCTCCCACTCCCTTCTTTGCGACAGAAACCGCCGCATGACGAAGCTCCGCCCCTCCCCATCGTGGTCCTCATCGAGCACGGCGACAGCGTACCTGTCAGGCGGCCGGTCCGGGCGTTCAGATTGGGTGAGGATGCCCATCTCCGTGTACCACGACGTCTTCTTGGTGCCGTCGATGTCCGGGAGGCGGAACACCTGGCCGCTGAGGGGGTTGCAGACGAAGCGCGTCATGTCGCAGTCCAGGTTGATGGCAGTCAGCTCGCGCTCCTGAGTGCCGCCGCGCGTGGCGACGATGGGGGCCATGCCGGTTACGTCCAtgaaggcgaggaggaggaggccg
The nucleotide sequence above comes from Panicum virgatum strain AP13 chromosome 3K, P.virgatum_v5, whole genome shotgun sequence. Encoded proteins:
- the LOC120700730 gene encoding uncharacterized protein LOC120700730, with the translated sequence MGWAGVTAPRASFRFAQPPCLSHLVIPAHLADPPSHDRRGDDVSLLYGGHIKTSSGDGLLLLAFMDVTGMAPIVATRGGTQERELTAINLDCDMTRFVCNPLSGQVFRLPDIDGTKKTSWYTEMGILTQSERPDRPPDRYAVAVLDEDHDGEGRSFVMRRFLSQRREWEKLVGLPSPLPLARRIIIDPVVLALAGRLWWVDASWGVISSNPFSDQPDLRFVELPRGSVTEPVESLEDWRLQRRYRHIGVSEGRLRYAEVSKEKPFLLSSFALDDDESGWTLEHRVALSRVFPHGDHLSGDDTPHIGALDPLSASIMYLTVAEQSFSLDMNRGKLLSCSFTGEGTPTVAWIKPNPFCRNFFKHEDRCQKDFIRHIGSC